The proteins below are encoded in one region of Sphingobium yanoikuyae:
- the ahcY gene encoding adenosylhomocysteinase, producing MATVPADKAQDYVIADIGLAAFGRKEIEIAETEMPGLMALRAEFGASQPLKGARITGSLHMTIQTAVLIETLTALGAQVRWATCNIYSTQDHAAAAIAASGVPVFAVKGESLQEYWDYVERIFDWHNDDSGVCNLILDDGGDATMFALWGARVEAGEELFTPSNEEEEIFCAVLKRVLAERPGFLTKTVQSIKGVSEETTTGVHRLYELSKKGKLPFPAINVNDSVTKSKFDNLYGCKESLVDAIRRGTDVMLAGKVACVAGFGDVGKGSAASLRNGGARVLVTEIDPICALQAAMEGYEVVTMEEAAPRADIFVTATGNEGVLTVDHMRAMKNMAIVSNIGHFDSEIEIAGLANMKWTEIKPQVDEVEFPDGKKIIVLSKGRLVNLGNATGHPSFVMSASFTNQTLAQIELWTKSEIYGNDVYVLPKHLDEKVAALHLEKLGVKLTQLSQRQADYIGVPVEGPFKPDHYRY from the coding sequence GATTATGTGATCGCCGATATCGGCCTTGCCGCCTTTGGTCGCAAGGAAATCGAGATCGCCGAAACCGAAATGCCCGGCCTGATGGCTCTGCGCGCCGAATTCGGTGCGTCGCAGCCGCTCAAGGGCGCGCGCATCACCGGTTCGCTGCACATGACGATCCAGACCGCCGTGCTGATCGAGACGTTGACCGCGCTGGGCGCGCAGGTCCGCTGGGCGACCTGCAACATCTATTCGACGCAGGACCATGCCGCCGCCGCGATTGCCGCGTCGGGCGTGCCGGTCTTCGCCGTCAAGGGTGAAAGCCTTCAGGAATATTGGGACTATGTCGAGCGCATCTTCGACTGGCACAATGACGACAGCGGCGTCTGCAACCTGATCCTCGACGATGGCGGCGATGCCACCATGTTCGCCCTGTGGGGCGCCCGCGTCGAAGCTGGCGAAGAGCTGTTCACGCCGTCGAACGAGGAAGAGGAAATCTTCTGCGCCGTGCTGAAGCGCGTTCTGGCCGAGCGTCCGGGCTTCCTGACCAAGACCGTCCAGTCGATCAAGGGCGTGTCGGAAGAAACCACCACCGGCGTGCATCGTCTGTATGAACTGTCGAAGAAGGGCAAGCTGCCTTTCCCCGCGATCAACGTGAACGACAGCGTCACCAAGTCGAAGTTCGACAACCTCTATGGTTGCAAGGAATCGCTGGTCGACGCCATCCGTCGCGGCACCGACGTCATGCTGGCCGGCAAGGTCGCCTGCGTTGCCGGTTTCGGCGACGTCGGCAAGGGTTCTGCTGCCTCGCTGCGCAATGGCGGCGCCCGCGTTCTCGTGACCGAAATCGATCCGATCTGCGCCCTGCAGGCCGCGATGGAAGGCTATGAAGTCGTGACGATGGAAGAAGCCGCGCCGCGCGCCGACATCTTCGTCACCGCGACCGGCAACGAAGGCGTCCTGACCGTCGATCATATGCGCGCCATGAAGAATATGGCGATCGTGTCGAACATCGGTCACTTCGACAGCGAGATCGAAATCGCCGGCCTCGCCAACATGAAGTGGACCGAGATCAAGCCGCAGGTCGACGAAGTCGAGTTCCCCGATGGCAAGAAGATCATCGTCCTGTCGAAGGGCCGCCTGGTCAACCTGGGCAACGCCACCGGCCACCCGAGCTTCGTGATGTCGGCCAGCTTCACCAACCAGACGCTGGCGCAGATCGAACTGTGGACCAAGAGCGAGATCTACGGCAACGACGTCTATGTCCTGCCCAAGCATCTGGACGAGAAGGTCGCCGCGCTGCACCTGGAAAAGCTGGGCGTGAAGCTGACCCAGCTCAGCCAGCGTCAGGCCGACTATATCGGCGTGCCGGTCGAAGGCCCGTTCAAGCCGGACCACTACCGCTACTAA